In Fibrobacter sp. UWH6, the genomic stretch GTCGAAGCGCCACGGGGAGCCGCCACCACCTGGGATTCAACCTTGGAGGGAACGGACTGAGCCATTGCCACTCCGGCAAAAGCCAGAGCCAACAGCGAAATAACAACGTGCTTATAAGAAGAAAATCTCATCACCGTTAAATGTAGTTAAAGCATAAGCAAAAAAGTTTAAAAAGGTGTAAAAAAAGGCTATCTTTGGCCCTATGCTAGACTATTCTCAAGTTCCATCCCCCTGTTTTGTCCTCGATGAGGCCCGTCTCCGCCGAAATATGGAAATTTTGGACGATATCCAGAAGAAAACCGGCGTAAAAATCATCTGCGCCCTGAAAGGTTATAGCTTTTGGCGTTCCTTCCCCCTGATCGGCGAATATCTAGCCGGGGCCACCGCCAGCAGCCTAAACGAGGCTAAACTGGCCAAGGAAGAAATGGGAAAGGAAGTCCACGTCTTCGCACCGGTGTATGACGACGACGAAATCGACGAAATTTTGAGCTGTGCAGGCCACATTACCTTTAACAGCTTCAGCCAGTGGCAACGATTCAAGGAAAAGACCCTGAAGGCAGGCGTTTCTGCAGGCATCCGCGTCAATCCCCAGTATTCCACCGTAGAAACCGACCTTTATAACCCCTGCGGCAAGTTCAGCCGCCTTGGAGTCACCGAAGCCGAGTTCAAACCGGAACTTCTGGACGGAATCGAAGGTCTCCATTTCCACGCCCTCTGCGAACAGGATGCAGACGCCCTGGAAGGCGTACTGAAGGCATTCGAACAGCACTTCGGCAAGTATCTGAACCAGATGAAATGGGTCAACTTCGGTGGTGGCCACCACATCACCCGCAAGGATTACCACCGCGATGAGCTGGTCCGCATCCTGAAGGACTTCATGGGACGTTACCCCCATCTGACTGTCATCATGGAACCAGGCGAAGCGGTCGGCTGGCAAACCGGCGAACTGGTAGCCACAGTCGGCGACATCGTCCACAACGAAATGGACATCGCCGTACTGAACGTCTCCATTAGCGCCCATATGCCCGACTGTCTGGAAATGCCCTACCGCCCTGCCGTTACCGGTTCCGCATTCCCCGGCGAAAAGCCCTACACCTATAAGCTGACCGGAAATTCCTGCCTGGCCGGCGACCAGTTGGGCGACTTCTCCTTCGACAAACCCCTGCAGGTCGGCGACCGAATCATCTTCGAAGACATGATCCACTATACCATGGTGAAGACCACATTCTTCAACGGTGTGCGCCACCCCAGCATAGGCAAGTTTGACGAACAAGGTAAGTTCCACCTGCTCCATAAGTTCACCTACCAGCAGTTCAAGGACAAGCTGTAGCAGGTATCAGGTCGCTCGCAAAGCTCGCTTTCAGGTTCGAGGTATGAGGGCGGGGCCTGCGGCTCCTTTTAGAAAGTAGACAGTAGGCAGTAAGCATTTTTTGTCAGCGGCTCTTCCTACTTCCTACTAACTTCTAATAACCGTGCCAAAGGCGCCTTGTTCAGCCATGAGTATTCAGCTTTGAGCCATGAGTTATCATAACTGCGCCAAAGGCGCCTGGCTTATTAACTCACAGCTCAAAACTCATAACTCACTGCTCATCGCTCAAAACTATTCACTCTTCACTGTTCACTATTATGAAGTTTACGTCAGAAGAAACCACTTATGCTTGGGCCGTGGAATTCGGCAAGTCCCTGAAACCAGGCGACAAGGTGGCCCTGTTCGGCAACCTGGGTGCAGGCAAGACGGTTATTAGCCGCGGAGTCTGCAAGGGTCTCGGATTCGAGGGCGCCGTATGCTCCCCCACCTACACCATCCTCCACGAATACCCCAACAATCCGCCCATTTTCCATTTCGATCTTTACCGACTGGAAGGTGGCGCCGACCTGAACGAAGTGGGTCTGGATCCCGACTACCTGGAACAAGGTGTCAGCCTGATTGAATGGCCGGAACGTCTCGAAGAGAATGACCCGGGCATCACCCACGTGATCCGCATCGACATTCTCAACGAAACCGAACGGGAAATACACTTGGAAAAACGTTGAGGCAAAACCTCAAATAGACGGTCCTAAAAAATATTGTGGACATCAAAAAACACCGCATTTCATTGCGGTGTTTTTCAGTTCAGCAAACCTTTTGACAAGAATTACTTCTGAGCATCAGCTGCAGGTTCAGCAGCCTTTTCTGCGGCGGGTTCTGCAACCTTTTCGGCAGCAGGAGCGGCAGTCGCAAACTTTGCGATTTCATCCCATTCAGACTGGTCGCCCGTGTACAGAAGCATAGCACCCTTGTATTCGGTCACGATCTTGACTGCGGCGGCGGTATCGCCCTTGTCGAAAGCGGCATTGGCGCTAGCCAGCAAATCCTTCTGGGCAGTACGCATATCTTCCACTTCGCCCAGGCGGTTCTGGCGAACCACTTCCAGAGTATCGCTTACAAAACCCAGATCCCAGGTAGCCTCATAGCACTTTTCCATTTCGACATACTTGGACGCATCGGTCTGAGCTGCAGTATAAAGAGTTTCGCAGGTAGCGAAGGCTTCTGCACTGGTGCGCTTGGCATACTGATAGTACTGGTAGCCACCAACAACCAGGGCAATAATCACCAGGAGGGTAACACCATCCTGCCAACCCATGACAGGAGCCACAGGCATCTTAGGCTTGCCGTTAACGGTTTCGCCAGCTTCCAGGCGTTCTTCAGCCTCGTCAAAGGGGCTCTTTCCATTCAAGAAACTAAAAGACATTTTCCTTTATCCTTTACTTTTATAAATCGCGTTCTTCTACTTCTTGGCCAGAGCAGCAAAGACTCGGGCGTACAAATAAATCTGCTTTACAAGGCTCGCAAAACCGTTAGACCTTGTAGGTGAAAGTCCAACGTTTAGACCAATGTCCTGAAAGAACTTCGGGTCCACCGCCAGAATGTCAGCCGGAGCGGTATCATTATAAATCTTGAGGGCCAGGGCTCCCAGACCACGGCTGATCAGGGGATTCGTAGTGCCGCCTTCCACATCCATTTCAAAATGGAGCAGGTTTCCGTCAAAATTAGGAACCAGGTACATGGTGGATGCGCAACCAGAAATAATGAACTTTTCTGCCTTAAGAGCGGCGTCCATCCCCTTGTGGGCCTTAGCCAGATCAAGGATGAACTTCCACTTGTCATCGGGATCGGTGAAGCCAGCGAACTTGGTTCGAACTTCCTCGAGACGTTTTTCGATAATTTCAGACATACTAGACTACCAGTGGAGGAATGACCTGAGTTTCCAGACTAAGGACGGACTTGCCCACAGGACGTTAAAGAATATGCGGAACAGAGTCTGCTTCTCTTTAGGCAACTTGGACAGACGCAAGGCAGCCTTGTCGAACTGCTCGTCGGTAATCTTGTTGAAGCCAGGCTTTCCGCGGGCAATCTGCATATGGGACTTGCCCATTTCCTGCATCCAGCGCTGGTGGGCGCGGGCCTCGATCGCTTCACGGTTTTCGCCAGAATCCTGCAACCATTCCATGGCAGCCTCGGCCACAATCTTACCGCAAAGGAGGGATTCCGTAATGCCGGAACGGCTAATGGGATTGACGCAGCTGGCAGAATCGCCGGCCTTAAAGAGACCGCACTTGGCGATCGGCTTATGGGACTGTCCGCAGGCAATCATGCCCCCGTAGACAGCCTTGACCGTAGAGCCAGGATAGTCGCGAGCGATAAAATCAAGAAGTTTCTGGCGGAGGGAACCCTCGTTACGAACGTCCTTCCCCAGCACAAAACCAATATTTACTTCCTTGCCGTCACGGGGGAAGATCCAGCCGTAGCCGTCCTTAAATTCACTACCGAAGAACAATTCAATATGTTCACGGCTATGAGGAATGCCCTCGGCCACCGCAAAGACTGCAGGTTCAAGATCAGTGGCACCGTCTTCCATGCCCTCGAGGCAGGGGATTCCACGGGTCAGCTTGGCACCGGGGCCAGAGCAGTCTATAATAAGGGTAGAACTTAGGGTTTCTTCGACACCCTTGGAAGATACCACCACATTCCAACCGTTTTCGGTGCGATCCAGCTTCTTGACCACGGAGTCAAAATGACATTCCACACCAGCCTTGACGCATTCGTCGGCAATATTCTTGTGCAGAGCGGAGCGATTCAGCTGATAACCGCAATCCTTACTATAAAACTCGGCGCGGTAACGTTTGGGAGAGGTAAAATAAATCCCGGACAGGTTTCCGCGAACAAAGGAGGGATCCACAGGCCAAAGGGCCTTCAGACGCCGAGAAGATACCGCTTCGGCACAGAAAATAGGCTCTTTCCAAGGTTCCTTTTTATCTAGAAGCAAGACCCGTCTAGCACAGGAAGTCTCCTTTTGAACCAGACGTCCAAGGGTGCAGGCAGCCATCAAGCCTGCAGGACCGGCCCCACAGACCACCACATCGTACTGTTTTGACGAAAAATTGCTCATTTCGCCCTACAAGTTAGCTTTTATTTATAGAGTTTTTTTAAAAGTCTTGCAGTTTTGCAAATTATTTAGTTATTTTAGGGCTATCCGTTATCTGGTTTATCCTCAAAGGGAATGTTATATATGAATATGAAGAGAGTTTCAAAGTTTGGCCTTTGCCTTGTTAGTGCACTTGCACTGAACGTATTCGCACAGGACAACTGGGCAGGCAAGGATCTGAACGTTTCTTTCAGTAACAAGCGTATCGATGGCTTCAACTTCAGCAAGGCTAAGGCAGTCAAGAACACCACCGACTTCCGCCGTGCTACTGGCGAAGGCCCCAACTTTACAAAGGCAAGCCTCCAGGAAGTTTCTTTCCAGAACGCTGTGATTAGCGACGCTAGCTTCGAAGACGCCAACCTCGAAAAGGTCGTCATCAGCGGCGCAGACATTCGTAACTCCTCTTTCGAAGGTGCAAACCTTGAAGGCGCAAACCTCTACCGTGCAACCCTCCTGGGTAGCCAGTTCCCCCAGACCAACATGAAGAATGCCCGTCTGGACGCTATGAAGGTAGACGAAAACACCAATTTCGAAAAGTCTGACCTCACTCAGGCTTCTGTCATGGACGTTGACCTTACCGGTGCAAACTTCTACAAGGCCAACCTGACCAACACCAACTTCTCTCGTTCCTTGATGGCTGGTGCAGACCTCCGCAAGACCACCATGGTCAAGACCGACTTTACCGCCTGTAACCTGATTGCAGCAAACTTCAAGGGCGTGGACCTGGTTGACGTTAACTTCGCCAAGGCCGGTCTTTCCCAGGCTGAATTCAGCGGTGCAGACTTCAAGAACGTCAATCTGCAGGACGCAGACCTTTCTCTGACCACCTTTAACGATGTTGACCTTTCTAAGGCCCAGCTCCAGAAGGCCAAGTTCGCTCAGTCCACCGTCAAGAACATGAAGTTCAGCGGCCAGGACCTGACCGGTGTTGTATTCGACAAGGGCTCCGTTTCCAAGAGCGAATTCAACAAGTCCAAGATGAGCAAGACCTCTTTCTTCGACACCGAAGTTAGCAAGAACGACTTTAAGGAAGCTGAACTCCTGAAGGCTGTCTTCGACGGTGCTTACGTCCGTAAGAACATTTTCGACAAGGCTGACCTGACCAAGGCCAACTTCGCCAACTCCACCATCGAACGTTCCGACTTCATCCTCGCTCAGATGGGCGGCGTAAGCTTCGCCGGCGCTAAGCTGGAAATGGTTAACTTCACCAATGCCAACATGCAGGGCATCAAGATCGACGCCGACACCAAGATGAACGACGTTGACTTCTCCGGTGCAAACCTGGATGGCGCTAAGATCGAAAAGTTCACCGCCAAGAAGGTGATCTACGATAACAAGACCGTCTTCCCCTCCGGTTTCGATCCTCGTCAGTACGGCTTCACCAAGCGCGGCGAAAAGGCTGCTGACATCAAGGTCGAAGGCAAGAAGTCTTCTGTAGCAGACGACGCAATGCCCAAGAAGAAAAAGAAGAAGAGAAAATCCGACGACGAAGACTAATTTCTTCTTTGCTTCTTAAAACCAAAGCGGATTTTATAGAACTTAAAAACACCCTGCATCGCAGGGTGTTTTTTTGATGTTCACAGTCAAAGCAGCATTGGCTTTTTACATCTACTTTTTATCCATCAGCCAGGCTATGGCCTCACCCAAGGTCTTTACGCGGACCACCTTAAGGGAGCGACCACCCTCGCGGGACGGATCCGCTCCAGACGCAGGAACGATCGCTTCGGACATTCCCAGTCGACCGGCCTCTTTAAGACGCTGATCCAGCAGACTTACGCTGCGGATTTCGCCAGACAGACCTAGTTCACCGATGGCAATAGTCTGACGGGATAACGGAATTCCCAAGTGGTTGCTGGCTATAGCTAGAGCCAAGGCCAAATCCGACGAAGTATCGTTCACCTTCATGCCCCCGGCAATGCTTGCAAATACATCGGACGCCCCGATTGTGATACCGCCAAACTTTTCAAGCAGGGCCAGTATGATAGTGAGCCTCTTGGCATCGATACCCGCCGCCACCCGCTGAGGAACCGCAAAGGTAGTCTGATTCACAAGGGCCTGAGTTTCAAAGAGCAGCGCCCTTGACCCTTCCATGGTACAGCACACGACACTCCCCGGAGTAGGCGGAACGCCTTCCTGCAAGAACACCTTGCTAGGATTTGGGACGGAAGCCAGCCCGTGGCTCGTCATTTCAAAGACGCCGATTTCGTCGGTAGCGCCAAAACGATTCTTTATGGTTCGAAGAAGACGGTATTGATGATTCCGGTCGCCTTCGAAATAGACCACGGTATCCACCATATGTTCCAGAATACGGGGGCCAGCAATCTGGCCGTCCTTGGTAACATGGCCAATCAAGATGGTAATGCAGCCTGAGTTTTTCGCCCAGACCATCAAGTCCAGAGTACATTCACGAAGTTGCGCCGCGGACCCGGGCGTTCCTGAAAGATCGCCCTTATACACAGTCTGAATGGAGTCGATTACCAATATTTGCGGTTTGATTTCGTTTGCCTGCTGAATAATCTTTTCGAGGCTGGTCTCACAGAGCAGTAGCATATCGGAGCCAGCCACGTTCAGACGTTCGCTACGGAGTTTAACCTGACAGGCGCTTTCTTCGCCACTGACGTACAGCGCCTTGACGCCAGCCGCATTCATGGTAGCGAGAGTCGTCAACACAAGAGTCGATTTACCAATTCCGGGATCGCCACCAATCAGAACAAGACTGCCTGGAGCAAAGCCGCCTCCAAGGACCCGGTCGAATTCCGTGTTTGCAGTACTCAGACGTTTCGTATCTTCCGTGGCCACATCTCGCAGGGCCACCACCTTATGCACGGGGCCTCCCAAACCGCGGCCACCTCGACCGGCAGCCACATCCAGCTTTTCTATAGCATGTTCCTTGAGGGTGCTCCAGGCACCACAGAACGGGCACTTTCCGGCCCACTTCGGCGTAGTATTGCCGCATTCCGTACAGAGGAACTCAATTTCTTTCTTAGACTTACTTACTGCTACCATGTGCACCAATATAACAAAAGTCCATTGACATTTTCTGTCAACGGACTTTTTTCTTAACAATTAGCGGAACTTTGCCCGACTCTCCCCCATTAACCTCGGGTGAGACGCAGGAATTTCAACCTGGAAACCTGAACCAAATCCAGCCCTGCTATTATCATCCAACGACATGACGGCAGTGGCGACATAGCCTACGGAACCGCCAACACAGAAAACTTGTTCACCATTACTTTCTCATGATAGTGAGAGCGAACCCAACGGTATACATGGAAGATTCTTCCCTGCGATAATCGCTATCGTTATCATCAACAGCGTCATCAATACTCAGGGACCATGTGAAACCAATATTGAAGTGATCCGCCATTCTCCACACATATCCTGTTTCAAACTTGATTCCGACGGCCACGTCATCAATGCCCCCCACATCCTCAACGTCATCCCAGGAAATGTGCTTCTGGGCAGCAGACAAAACGAAACCGAAATCCAGCCCCAGGAAAACGCCGCTTGAAGCAGACTGCGGGTCATTGCTAAGGAAACATGTCACACCACCACCAATGAAAAATCTAAAGGCGCTGGTCTTGGCCTTACGATACTCGTTCTCATCGGAATCATAGTATTCTTCTTCTGTTTCACCATAAGATCTGCCAAATTCCATTACAAAATGAGGTGCAGCCCAGCCACGAATGTTGCCACCAATTTTCAAACCAAGTATCGGACCCAAACCAGAGTATTCCCGCTCCATCTGATCACGATTATAGTAATCATCGTAATAGCTGGCATAGCTACGATACACCGTTTCACGACTGTAACTATTCCACATAATACCCAAGGTAAGGTCAAGGAAGAAGGCGCTTCTGGCAGGAGCCGTCTGCACCTGGGCTACAGGTTGACCGGATGCCGTGTTGGATTCAGCGGTGTTTGCACACGGAGAATAAACCGAGCACTTGGAAGGGGATGACGCAGATGCAGGTTCCGCATACGTTGACGGAGCCGGTGCAGAAACAGACGCACTGTTTTCGTCTGCGAAATCCAGGGCATCCGAATCATCTTGCTGCGCAAAAACAGTCGCTGCACAGAATAAAGAAAGAAGAAATAACTTCCTCATGACTAACCTCCAAAAAAAAGAAAATTTTTTACGCCTTCGCAGGCTTTGAAACAACAGGGCGAATACGTTTACCGCACAGAGTCACAACAATGTGTGCCTGGGCGAACATGTAGTAGGCGGTGTCGCGACTGTTGTTCAAGGTGGACTTAGGATCGTAATCGTCCTTCGTGACAAAGACTTCAGAAACACCGGAAAGGCTTACATCCAGAGCACACCTTTCACAGGGGAATCCAATCACGTACAGCTTGGAACCTGCAGGTACCTTACCGCGGGCATAATGCAGGGCATTGATTTCGGCATGTACCATGAAGGGATACTTATTAGCCTCGAACTCGTGATGGCTCAGGAGTTCACCGGAATCAGCATCCAGCAGGTCGTAGGCCAACAACTGCTTTTCGCGAGTGTAGGGGACTGTTTCGTCGTCAAAACCGGCAGGAGCACCATTGTAACCAGTGCTGATGACGCGCCCCTCGGGAGATACCAGGATGGCTCCCATCTGAGTGTTCTGATCCTTGGAAAGACGAGCCTGGGCCACCATCATCTGGGTGTAGACTTCGTCGCGAAGCTGTGTACGGGAAGGTTCCTTGTTCATGGCGCTAAATATATAATAAAAGTTTTACTGGATCCTTCGCTAACGCACAGGATGACAACAAAAACGCATTTATCAACACCTTGCGAAACTCAGGAAGACAATAAAAAACTGGTGGCAGCCGAAGCCACCACCAGCTTTTTTGGGGGTTAGGAGGAACTTTTATTGAACGTCTGCACCTTTTTTCACGGCGTCTTCAAGAGACATGCCGGTAAATTCCTGTGCGCTAAACCAGCGACCGCTCTTCTTGTCGTCCAGGAGGACACCCACCATGGAGCCGGGGATAACCGTTTCGGGAGCGTTGGGAGCTGCGGGGCCACCCAGGTCGGTACGGAGCCAACCCGGATCCATGACGTTCATCATGACGTCGGTTCCGTTCAGCTTGACAGCGAAATCCTTGACGAACTTGGTCAGGGCGGCCTTTGCGCAGGCATAACCCATCAATTCCGGTTCATTGGCGATACCGCTGGTAGTGAGCTGCATACGGCCAAAACCACGCTTGATCATACCCGGCAAGAAATGATAGGCAATCTTGATGGGAGCGTAGAAGTTCACAGCCATGGCGTGGTGGAAATCTTCCATGGTATTGGACAGATAATCCTGGAAATAATGGCTCATAAGACCGGCATTATTGAAAACCAGGTCTACCTGAACGCCCCAGGAGTCGATTTCAGCAAGGGTAGCGTCAATTTCTGACTCAGATTCAAGATTGCAGCCAACAGCGCGGACTTCAACACCATAGGGTTTCAGTTCTTCGATAACCTTGTCGGCATTAGCCTTGCAACGACCCTGAAGAATGATATTTGCGCCCAACTTGGCCATTTCAATGGCAGTTAGACGTCCTACACCGCGGCAACCGCCAGTAATCAAGGTCCATTTACCCTTAACGTCAATCATTTGTCCAATCCCTTTTTTAAAAAGCCAGTCTTTTTTGTCAAACAGGTCTTGTATGCTCGAAAAATATTCAAAAAATCATAGAAATCGGGAATATTTTACGCAAATCTTGTATACACTTGTAAAAGGGGCAATATTTCACTACAAAAACGCATACATAGCTATTACCTAAATGTGACAAGAGGCACATTTTTCTAGATTGAACCCCAAATTTATTTAGGGACATATACGATGAACAATTCTAGAGACAACTGGGGCTCAAAGATTGGCGTTATTCTCGCCGTTGCCGGTTCTGCCGTTGGTTTAGGAAACTTTTTACGATTCCCCGTTCAGGCTGCAACAAATGGCGGCGGCTCCTTTATCATCCCTTACCTGATAGCATTCCTGCTTTTGGGAATTCCTCTGTCCTGGATGGAATGGACTCTGGGCCGCGCTGCCGGCGGTAGGCGTCATGGTACGGCTCCGGGCGGTTTCCACTATATTCTAGGTCAGAAACCCTGGGCAAAGCACTTGGGCTCCCTCTGCATTCTGCCTCCGCTGTTCATTACCTTCTATTATATGTTCATCCAGTCCTGGATTCTGGCATTCACCTATTATTCTGCAACCGGAATCTTGATGGATGTGGTTAAGGGTGGATATGGCCCCATGAAGGAATTCTTCGGCAACTATATTATGCTGAACACCCAGCTGGGTCCCTTCCCTGCCGCCATCGTTTTCTTCCTGATTACTTTCGCCTGCAACATGGCACTGCTTTCCTTCGGTGTGCGCAAGGGTATCGAACGAGTCAACAAGATTACCATGCCAATTTTGCTGATTATGGGTTTGATTCTGGTGGGACGCGTTCTGACAATTGACGGCATCGGTAAGGGTCTCGCCTTTGTGTGGAATCCGAACCTGTCTGAAATTACCAACCCCACGGTATGGCTCGCCGCTTCTGGTCAGGTGTTCTTTACCATGAGTCTGGGCATGGGTATCGTTTTCTGCTACGCCAGCTACCTCAGACCCAAGGAAGACCTGGTTCTCTCGTCTCTTACCGCAGGCGCCACCAACGGTTTTGCAGAAATCATCCTGGGCGGCACCATCGTGATTCCCATGGCAGTTCTTATTGCAGGCAACAACATCGAAGAATGCGCAAAGCTCGGAACCTTCGGCCTGGGCTTCCAGACCATGCCTTTCGTATTCGGTCAGCTGCCCTTTGGCGGATTCTTCCAGACTCTGTGGTTCGCCATGCTGTTCATTGCCGGCGTCACTAGCGCCATCTCCATTATCCAGCCCCTGATCAGTTTCTGCGAAGACGACTTGAAGCAGACCCGCAAGGGCGCAATCACATCTGTCAGTATCGTAACCTTCCTGGGCGGTCTCGTAGGCATCTTCGGTCTTGCAGCCGGTGCCGTAGATGAATTCGATTTCTGGGGAGGCAGCTTCCTGCTGGTATTTATCGGCACCATCCAGGCAATCGTCTTCTCCATTGTCTTGGGCAGACGCAAGTCCGCAACCGTCAAGGACGAAAACGGCAATCCGGAGAGCGAGGCCTTCGCCCTGATGAACGAAGGTGCCACCATCAAGCTTCCCAAGTTCTTCAGATTCATTATCCGATTTGTATGCCCGATCTACTTGGCCGTAGTGCTGGTCGCCTGGCTGATCCACGACGGTTGGGCCGTAGTCAGCCTGCAGAACGTACCTGCAGACGCCATGGTCACTTTCCTGGGTTGCGAAATGAGTCAGATTTCCTTTACCTGGGGCATCCGTATTTTCTTGCTGGTCCTGACCATTCTCTTGAACGTGCTCATCTACTTTGCTTGGCGCAAGGGTGATCCCGCAGACCAGCCCCCCAAGAACCACCACAAACAGAACATGTCTGTGGGAAATTCCGACACTGAAC encodes the following:
- the nspC gene encoding carboxynorspermidine decarboxylase — protein: MLDYSQVPSPCFVLDEARLRRNMEILDDIQKKTGVKIICALKGYSFWRSFPLIGEYLAGATASSLNEAKLAKEEMGKEVHVFAPVYDDDEIDEILSCAGHITFNSFSQWQRFKEKTLKAGVSAGIRVNPQYSTVETDLYNPCGKFSRLGVTEAEFKPELLDGIEGLHFHALCEQDADALEGVLKAFEQHFGKYLNQMKWVNFGGGHHITRKDYHRDELVRILKDFMGRYPHLTVIMEPGEAVGWQTGELVATVGDIVHNEMDIAVLNVSISAHMPDCLEMPYRPAVTGSAFPGEKPYTYKLTGNSCLAGDQLGDFSFDKPLQVGDRIIFEDMIHYTMVKTTFFNGVRHPSIGKFDEQGKFHLLHKFTYQQFKDKL
- the tsaE gene encoding tRNA (adenosine(37)-N6)-threonylcarbamoyltransferase complex ATPase subunit type 1 TsaE; its protein translation is MKFTSEETTYAWAVEFGKSLKPGDKVALFGNLGAGKTVISRGVCKGLGFEGAVCSPTYTILHEYPNNPPIFHFDLYRLEGGADLNEVGLDPDYLEQGVSLIEWPERLEENDPGITHVIRIDILNETEREIHLEKR
- a CDS encoding SufE family protein produces the protein MSEIIEKRLEEVRTKFAGFTDPDDKWKFILDLAKAHKGMDAALKAEKFIISGCASTMYLVPNFDGNLLHFEMDVEGGTTNPLISRGLGALALKIYNDTAPADILAVDPKFFQDIGLNVGLSPTRSNGFASLVKQIYLYARVFAALAKK
- a CDS encoding NAD(P)/FAD-dependent oxidoreductase codes for the protein MSNFSSKQYDVVVCGAGPAGLMAACTLGRLVQKETSCARRVLLLDKKEPWKEPIFCAEAVSSRRLKALWPVDPSFVRGNLSGIYFTSPKRYRAEFYSKDCGYQLNRSALHKNIADECVKAGVECHFDSVVKKLDRTENGWNVVVSSKGVEETLSSTLIIDCSGPGAKLTRGIPCLEGMEDGATDLEPAVFAVAEGIPHSREHIELFFGSEFKDGYGWIFPRDGKEVNIGFVLGKDVRNEGSLRQKLLDFIARDYPGSTVKAVYGGMIACGQSHKPIAKCGLFKAGDSASCVNPISRSGITESLLCGKIVAEAAMEWLQDSGENREAIEARAHQRWMQEMGKSHMQIARGKPGFNKITDEQFDKAALRLSKLPKEKQTLFRIFFNVLWASPSLVWKLRSFLHW
- a CDS encoding pentapeptide repeat-containing protein; translated protein: MNMKRVSKFGLCLVSALALNVFAQDNWAGKDLNVSFSNKRIDGFNFSKAKAVKNTTDFRRATGEGPNFTKASLQEVSFQNAVISDASFEDANLEKVVISGADIRNSSFEGANLEGANLYRATLLGSQFPQTNMKNARLDAMKVDENTNFEKSDLTQASVMDVDLTGANFYKANLTNTNFSRSLMAGADLRKTTMVKTDFTACNLIAANFKGVDLVDVNFAKAGLSQAEFSGADFKNVNLQDADLSLTTFNDVDLSKAQLQKAKFAQSTVKNMKFSGQDLTGVVFDKGSVSKSEFNKSKMSKTSFFDTEVSKNDFKEAELLKAVFDGAYVRKNIFDKADLTKANFANSTIERSDFILAQMGGVSFAGAKLEMVNFTNANMQGIKIDADTKMNDVDFSGANLDGAKIEKFTAKKVIYDNKTVFPSGFDPRQYGFTKRGEKAADIKVEGKKSSVADDAMPKKKKKKRKSDDED
- the radA gene encoding DNA repair protein RadA — encoded protein: MVAVSKSKKEIEFLCTECGNTTPKWAGKCPFCGAWSTLKEHAIEKLDVAAGRGGRGLGGPVHKVVALRDVATEDTKRLSTANTEFDRVLGGGFAPGSLVLIGGDPGIGKSTLVLTTLATMNAAGVKALYVSGEESACQVKLRSERLNVAGSDMLLLCETSLEKIIQQANEIKPQILVIDSIQTVYKGDLSGTPGSAAQLRECTLDLMVWAKNSGCITILIGHVTKDGQIAGPRILEHMVDTVVYFEGDRNHQYRLLRTIKNRFGATDEIGVFEMTSHGLASVPNPSKVFLQEGVPPTPGSVVCCTMEGSRALLFETQALVNQTTFAVPQRVAAGIDAKRLTIILALLEKFGGITIGASDVFASIAGGMKVNDTSSDLALALAIASNHLGIPLSRQTIAIGELGLSGEIRSVSLLDQRLKEAGRLGMSEAIVPASGADPSREGGRSLKVVRVKTLGEAIAWLMDKK
- a CDS encoding CMP deaminase, producing the protein MNKEPSRTQLRDEVYTQMMVAQARLSKDQNTQMGAILVSPEGRVISTGYNGAPAGFDDETVPYTREKQLLAYDLLDADSGELLSHHEFEANKYPFMVHAEINALHYARGKVPAGSKLYVIGFPCERCALDVSLSGVSEVFVTKDDYDPKSTLNNSRDTAYYMFAQAHIVVTLCGKRIRPVVSKPAKA
- a CDS encoding SDR family oxidoreductase; its protein translation is MIDVKGKWTLITGGCRGVGRLTAIEMAKLGANIILQGRCKANADKVIEELKPYGVEVRAVGCNLESESEIDATLAEIDSWGVQVDLVFNNAGLMSHYFQDYLSNTMEDFHHAMAVNFYAPIKIAYHFLPGMIKRGFGRMQLTTSGIANEPELMGYACAKAALTKFVKDFAVKLNGTDVMMNVMDPGWLRTDLGGPAAPNAPETVIPGSMVGVLLDDKKSGRWFSAQEFTGMSLEDAVKKGADVQ
- a CDS encoding sodium-dependent transporter — encoded protein: MNNSRDNWGSKIGVILAVAGSAVGLGNFLRFPVQAATNGGGSFIIPYLIAFLLLGIPLSWMEWTLGRAAGGRRHGTAPGGFHYILGQKPWAKHLGSLCILPPLFITFYYMFIQSWILAFTYYSATGILMDVVKGGYGPMKEFFGNYIMLNTQLGPFPAAIVFFLITFACNMALLSFGVRKGIERVNKITMPILLIMGLILVGRVLTIDGIGKGLAFVWNPNLSEITNPTVWLAASGQVFFTMSLGMGIVFCYASYLRPKEDLVLSSLTAGATNGFAEIILGGTIVIPMAVLIAGNNIEECAKLGTFGLGFQTMPFVFGQLPFGGFFQTLWFAMLFIAGVTSAISIIQPLISFCEDDLKQTRKGAITSVSIVTFLGGLVGIFGLAAGAVDEFDFWGGSFLLVFIGTIQAIVFSIVLGRRKSATVKDENGNPESEAFALMNEGATIKLPKFFRFIIRFVCPIYLAVVLVAWLIHDGWAVVSLQNVPADAMVTFLGCEMSQISFTWGIRIFLLVLTILLNVLIYFAWRKGDPADQPPKNHHKQNMSVGNSDTERSSNMEV